In Streptomyces sp. SN-593, a single genomic region encodes these proteins:
- a CDS encoding carboxylesterase family protein, producing the protein MTATRRRPPGDPAAPVIATGAGAVRGRTRDGVTRFRRIPYAVAPVGPLRFKAPVAHPGWSGVRDATTPGPVGQHAPDWLDTRVVRGHPLVEDPLYVNVTTPVPERGAGLPVLVWIHGGGLIFGSPNDPDDEPTATAASGVVVVSLSYRLGLEGFMPVGGGDDNRGLRDVLAALEWVAEEIEAFGGDPSRVTIAGVSAGGSLVLALLTLPAAGRLFHAAISMSGAQECLSTAAAAQASTSAFERYTGTEASLDGLRDVSPAELLAWSRTPAVRHQPDRALWIGVHQDGEAVPEDVVEALVAGRGAHVPAVLAFTREENAHRKWVPAASLGPARVAWELGQVGVPAEATARYRALHPGLDDGRLVGRARAETSFHAFALRIADARAARAGGTTWVSQFEWTGPGSGATDGVAAHGADVAHWFGNGAAAGAAPGSVSGRMQGSLRGFLHRRDPGWAPYAPPDRVVRRWDDPVRDEHDPLADLRAFWAGRDITCHWAAPVDTDRVEVRPGGTREPSTGGRP; encoded by the coding sequence ATGACCGCCACCCGACGCCGGCCCCCCGGCGACCCCGCCGCACCGGTGATCGCCACCGGCGCCGGGGCGGTGCGCGGGCGGACCCGTGACGGGGTCACGCGCTTCCGCCGCATCCCCTACGCCGTGGCGCCGGTCGGGCCGCTGCGCTTCAAGGCGCCCGTCGCGCACCCCGGCTGGTCCGGGGTGCGCGACGCCACCACGCCCGGCCCGGTGGGCCAGCACGCGCCCGACTGGCTGGACACCCGGGTCGTGCGCGGCCACCCGCTGGTGGAGGACCCGCTCTACGTCAACGTGACGACGCCGGTGCCGGAACGCGGCGCGGGTTTGCCGGTGCTGGTCTGGATCCATGGCGGCGGCCTGATCTTCGGCTCGCCCAACGACCCCGACGACGAGCCGACCGCCACCGCGGCGTCCGGTGTCGTGGTGGTGTCCCTGTCCTACCGGCTGGGCCTGGAGGGCTTCATGCCGGTGGGCGGCGGTGACGACAACCGCGGGCTGCGCGACGTCCTCGCCGCGCTGGAGTGGGTCGCCGAGGAGATCGAGGCGTTCGGCGGCGATCCGTCCCGCGTGACGATCGCCGGCGTCTCGGCGGGGGGCTCCCTCGTGCTGGCGCTGCTGACGCTCCCGGCGGCCGGACGGCTGTTCCACGCGGCGATCAGCATGTCGGGGGCGCAGGAGTGCCTCTCCACGGCGGCGGCCGCACAGGCCAGCACGTCGGCGTTCGAGCGCTACACCGGCACCGAGGCGAGCCTCGACGGCCTGCGCGACGTCTCCCCCGCCGAACTCCTCGCCTGGAGCCGGACCCCCGCCGTGCGCCACCAGCCCGACCGCGCGCTGTGGATCGGGGTGCACCAGGACGGCGAGGCCGTGCCGGAGGACGTCGTCGAAGCGCTGGTCGCGGGGCGCGGGGCGCACGTGCCGGCGGTCCTCGCCTTCACGCGTGAGGAGAACGCGCACCGCAAGTGGGTGCCGGCCGCGTCCCTCGGTCCGGCGCGGGTGGCGTGGGAGCTCGGCCAGGTCGGTGTGCCGGCCGAGGCGACCGCCCGCTACCGGGCGCTCCACCCCGGGCTCGACGACGGCCGGCTGGTCGGCAGGGCCCGGGCCGAGACCAGCTTCCACGCGTTCGCGCTGCGGATCGCCGACGCGCGGGCCGCACGGGCGGGCGGGACGACTTGGGTGAGCCAGTTCGAGTGGACCGGGCCGGGCAGCGGCGCCACGGACGGGGTCGCCGCCCACGGTGCCGACGTCGCGCACTGGTTCGGCAACGGCGCGGCCGCCGGTGCCGCTCCGGGCTCGGTCTCCGGCCGGATGCAGGGGTCGCTGCGCGGCTTCCTGCACCGGCGCGATCCCGGCTGGGCGCCCTACGCCCCGCCCGATCGTGTCGTCCGCCGCTGGGACGACCCCGTACGCGACGAGCACGACCCGCTGGCGGACCTGCGCGCGTTCTGGGCCGGCCGCGACATCACCTGCCACTGGGCGGCGCCGGTCGACACCGACCGCGTCGAGGTCCGGCCGGGCGGCACGCGGGAGCCGTCGACCGGAGGCCGGCCGTGA
- a CDS encoding NAD(P)-dependent oxidoreductase yields MTRVLTTVQGFVTQCPGAVERLGAAGFDVVELPSADVDRRDDLADVAHVIATGDRWDAARLDRFPRLRLLHRFGTGYERIDLAAAAARGVTVSYAPGGNAPAVAEATVAMMITALRGLHEMASALDRGRWAPRAGGELSGRTVGLYGFGAVAQSVARLLSGFDVELLACTRTPVPALAGKLGVTLVRPDVLRARSDVLSLHLPAVPRAPALVDAAFLAGLRPGAVLVNTARGALIDEGALLAALESGRLAGAALDVFAREPAEPGDPLLSHPAVYALPHVGASSHETFTRNGRTAAEAVLAAAAGRTPRHPLAVPETQEAP; encoded by the coding sequence GTGACGCGCGTCCTGACCACCGTCCAGGGGTTCGTCACGCAGTGCCCGGGCGCCGTGGAGCGGCTCGGCGCGGCCGGGTTCGACGTGGTCGAGCTCCCGTCGGCGGACGTCGACCGCCGCGACGACCTCGCCGACGTGGCCCACGTGATCGCCACCGGCGACCGGTGGGACGCGGCCCGGCTCGACCGGTTCCCGCGGCTGCGCCTGCTGCACCGCTTCGGCACCGGCTACGAGCGGATCGACCTGGCCGCGGCCGCCGCCCGGGGCGTGACGGTCAGCTACGCCCCGGGCGGCAACGCGCCGGCCGTCGCGGAGGCGACCGTCGCGATGATGATCACCGCTCTGCGGGGCCTGCACGAGATGGCCTCGGCCCTGGACCGCGGGCGGTGGGCGCCTCGCGCGGGCGGCGAGTTGTCGGGCCGGACCGTCGGTCTGTACGGCTTCGGCGCGGTCGCGCAGTCGGTCGCCCGGCTGCTGTCCGGCTTCGACGTCGAGTTGCTGGCCTGCACGCGCACGCCGGTCCCGGCCCTGGCCGGGAAGCTGGGCGTCACGCTGGTCCGCCCCGACGTCCTGCGCGCGCGCAGCGACGTCCTGAGCCTGCACCTGCCGGCCGTCCCGCGGGCCCCCGCGCTGGTGGACGCCGCGTTCCTGGCCGGGCTCCGCCCCGGTGCGGTCCTGGTGAACACCGCGCGGGGCGCGCTGATCGACGAGGGAGCCCTGCTGGCCGCGCTGGAGTCCGGGCGGCTGGCGGGTGCCGCCCTCGACGTGTTCGCCCGCGAGCCCGCCGAGCCGGGAGACCCGCTCCTGTCGCATCCCGCCGTCTACGCGCTGCCGCACGTGGGCGCCTCCAGCCACGAGACGTTCACCCGCAACGGCCGGACCGCCGCCGAGGCGGTGCTCGCCGCCGCCGCCGGACGCACGCCGCGCCATCCCCTCGCCGTGCCCGAGACCCAGGAGGCCCCGTGA
- a CDS encoding FAD-binding oxidoreductase, translated as MTTEGPALLDGLRAVLAANDVITDPDLVETHRHDRAPGLGAGHPLAVVRPRTTGQVAAVVRLAVEHGVPIVPRGAGSGLSGGSNAVEGALSVVLDRMDAIVEIDPVDGVAVVQPGVLNGRLRAAAREHGLWYAPDPASSEFCSIGGNVATNAGGLCCVKYGVTRDCVLALEVVLPDGSVTRLGHRSIKGVAGYDLTGLFVGSEGTLGLITEATVRLLPLPAPARTVVGVLPSLEAASAAVGTIVTAMRPSLLELLDRTTMRVVEEYRPLGLDTGAAALLIGQTDQPGEAGREEAVLLERAMREAGATEVVSSSDPAESELLLAARRLAYPAYERLGRLFLEDVAVPRGRLGELIARVEALSADGLTIGTFGHAGDGNLHPTVVARAGDEGALAAASAAFEAIMDAALELGGTVTGEHGVGLLKRGGLARELDAANRRLQRDIKRALDPRGLFNPGKALAAEPPRPRAPRP; from the coding sequence GTGACCACCGAGGGCCCGGCCCTGCTCGACGGCCTGCGGGCGGTGCTTGCGGCGAACGACGTCATCACCGACCCCGACCTCGTGGAGACGCACCGCCACGACCGGGCGCCGGGCCTCGGCGCCGGGCATCCGCTCGCCGTCGTACGGCCGCGCACCACCGGGCAGGTGGCCGCAGTGGTGCGCCTGGCCGTCGAGCACGGCGTGCCGATCGTGCCGCGCGGCGCGGGCTCCGGGCTGTCGGGCGGGTCGAACGCCGTCGAGGGCGCGCTGAGCGTGGTGCTCGACCGGATGGACGCGATCGTGGAGATCGACCCGGTCGACGGCGTCGCCGTCGTGCAGCCCGGGGTGCTCAACGGCCGCCTGCGGGCGGCGGCCCGCGAGCACGGCCTCTGGTACGCGCCCGACCCCGCGAGCAGCGAGTTCTGCTCGATCGGCGGCAACGTCGCCACCAACGCGGGCGGGCTGTGCTGCGTGAAGTACGGCGTGACCCGCGACTGCGTGCTCGCGCTGGAGGTGGTGCTGCCGGACGGCTCCGTCACCCGGCTCGGCCACCGCTCGATCAAGGGCGTGGCCGGCTACGACCTGACCGGGTTGTTCGTGGGCAGCGAGGGGACGCTCGGCCTGATCACCGAGGCGACCGTACGGCTGCTCCCGCTGCCGGCCCCGGCGCGCACCGTCGTCGGCGTCCTGCCCTCGCTGGAGGCGGCCTCGGCGGCGGTGGGCACGATCGTCACGGCGATGCGGCCGAGCCTGCTGGAGCTGCTGGACCGCACCACGATGCGCGTCGTGGAGGAGTACCGGCCGCTCGGGCTCGACACCGGGGCCGCGGCGCTGCTCATCGGCCAGACCGACCAGCCCGGCGAGGCCGGGCGCGAGGAGGCCGTCCTGCTGGAGCGGGCCATGCGCGAGGCGGGCGCCACCGAGGTGGTGTCGTCCTCGGACCCGGCCGAGTCGGAGCTGCTGCTCGCCGCCCGCCGCCTGGCCTATCCGGCCTACGAACGCCTGGGCCGGCTGTTCCTGGAGGACGTGGCCGTGCCGCGCGGCCGGCTCGGCGAGCTGATCGCCCGGGTCGAGGCGCTCTCCGCCGACGGGCTGACCATCGGTACGTTCGGCCACGCCGGCGACGGGAACCTCCACCCCACGGTGGTGGCCCGGGCCGGGGACGAGGGCGCTCTCGCCGCGGCCTCCGCCGCCTTCGAGGCGATCATGGACGCCGCCCTGGAACTGGGCGGCACGGTGACGGGCGAACACGGGGTCGGCCTGCTGAAACGCGGCGGCCTCGCCCGGGAGCTCGACGCCGCCAACCGCCGGCTCCAGCGCGACATCAAGCGCGCCCTCGACCCGCGCGGCCTGTTCAACCCGGGAAAGGCGCTCGCCGCGGAGCCGCCCCGCCCCCGGGCGCCCCGCCCCTGA
- a CDS encoding VOC family protein, translating to MHRSRGHALVIDARESTAAEAADFRAAALGATARPFPPAPQFTTHHRALPGLVAAVQAVDDTPRTHLDVETDDVVAETARLTALGAEEVSRWQERRVLRAPGGHLLRVLPVESDAGAFRAQGRVWP from the coding sequence GTGCACCGGAGCCGTGGCCACGCCCTGGTCATCGACGCCCGGGAGTCAACCGCCGCCGAGGCGGCGGACTTCCGGGCGGCGGCCCTGGGCGCCACCGCCCGCCCGTTCCCGCCGGCACCGCAGTTCACCACGCACCACCGGGCCCTGCCGGGTCTGGTCGCCGCCGTCCAGGCGGTCGACGACACCCCGCGGACGCACCTGGACGTCGAGACCGACGACGTGGTGGCGGAGACCGCGCGCCTGACCGCGCTGGGCGCCGAGGAGGTCTCGCGGTGGCAGGAGCGCCGCGTGCTGCGGGCACCCGGCGGTCACCTGCTCCGCGTCCTGCCCGTGGAGAGCGACGCCGGTGCCTTCCGGGCGCAGGGCAGGGTCTGGCCCTGA
- a CDS encoding class I SAM-dependent methyltransferase, whose amino-acid sequence MSGTTTGTVAGAPAAAARGGGQSAGRPAGRLGGPRPASDRAGGPGGPAAAGTVPTGPTWGDDAYARALRAGAGPLFLRRPDGWLLPLDLDRWLADADATDESVLAQCSGAVLDIGCGPGRLVAALSGRGHRALGVDVSPAAVARTVLRGGAALCRSVFHPLPEEGGWNTVLLLDGNIGIGGDPAALLHRVAALLAPGGSLVAEAAAVDVDERCEVRLDDGRGGVGSPFPWARVGPAALRRHAGRAGWTTTRAWHHGDRHFLQLRPAVGGLPA is encoded by the coding sequence ATGAGCGGCACGACGACGGGCACGGTGGCCGGCGCCCCGGCCGCGGCCGCCCGAGGAGGCGGGCAGTCGGCCGGGCGACCGGCCGGGCGACTGGGCGGGCCGCGTCCCGCCTCCGACCGGGCGGGCGGCCCCGGTGGTCCGGCGGCCGCCGGCACCGTCCCGACCGGACCGACGTGGGGCGACGACGCGTACGCCCGTGCGCTGCGCGCGGGAGCCGGCCCGCTCTTCCTGCGCCGGCCCGACGGCTGGCTGCTGCCGCTCGACCTCGACCGGTGGCTCGCCGACGCCGACGCCACCGACGAGAGCGTGCTCGCGCAGTGCAGCGGCGCCGTCCTGGACATCGGCTGCGGGCCCGGCCGGCTGGTGGCCGCCCTGTCCGGTCGCGGCCACCGCGCCCTCGGCGTCGACGTCAGCCCCGCCGCGGTGGCCCGGACCGTCCTGCGCGGCGGTGCCGCCCTGTGCCGCTCCGTCTTCCACCCGCTGCCCGAGGAAGGCGGGTGGAACACCGTGCTCCTCCTCGACGGCAACATCGGCATCGGCGGCGACCCCGCGGCGCTGCTGCACCGCGTCGCCGCCCTGCTCGCTCCCGGCGGCAGCCTGGTCGCCGAAGCCGCGGCCGTGGACGTGGACGAGCGGTGCGAGGTGCGCCTCGACGACGGCCGCGGCGGCGTCGGCAGCCCGTTCCCGTGGGCGCGCGTCGGCCCCGCGGCGCTGCGCCGCCACGCCGGCCGGGCGGGATGGACGACGACCCGCGCCTGGCACCACGGCGACCGCCACTTCCTCCAACTCCGCCCGGCCGTCGGGGGCCTGCCGGCCTGA
- a CDS encoding TIGR04282 family arsenosugar biosynthesis glycosyltransferase: MTDLMIIAKEPVPGRVKTRLTPPFSPQEAAELARAALADSLAALAAVPAARRVLVLAGEPGPWLPPGFTVLPQVGGGLDQRLAAAFADCTGPALLIGMDTPQVTPELLCAGADFTDHDAWFGPAADGGFWALGLAVPDPSLLLGVPMSQPRTGALLEARLRAAGLRTGRLPELRDVDTAADALEVAALAPATRFAALYRSITGVPEGAR; the protein is encoded by the coding sequence ATGACCGACCTGATGATCATCGCGAAGGAGCCGGTGCCCGGCCGGGTCAAGACCCGCCTGACGCCGCCCTTCTCACCACAGGAGGCGGCGGAGCTGGCGCGGGCCGCGCTGGCCGACTCGCTCGCCGCGCTGGCCGCCGTACCCGCCGCCCGGCGGGTCCTGGTCCTCGCGGGCGAACCGGGGCCCTGGCTGCCGCCGGGGTTCACGGTCCTTCCGCAGGTCGGCGGCGGCCTGGACCAGCGGCTCGCCGCGGCGTTCGCCGACTGCACGGGACCCGCGCTGCTGATCGGCATGGACACCCCGCAGGTCACCCCCGAACTCCTGTGCGCGGGTGCGGACTTCACCGACCACGACGCCTGGTTCGGGCCGGCCGCGGACGGCGGCTTCTGGGCGCTGGGACTCGCCGTTCCCGACCCGTCGCTGCTGCTCGGCGTGCCGATGTCGCAGCCGCGGACGGGCGCGCTCCTGGAGGCGCGGCTGCGTGCCGCGGGGCTGCGCACGGGCCGGCTGCCGGAACTGCGTGACGTGGACACCGCCGCCGACGCGCTCGAGGTCGCCGCCCTCGCCCCGGCGACCCGGTTCGCCGCCCTGTACCGCAGCATCACCGGCGTGCCCGAGGGGGCGCGATGA